The genomic stretch TAGCTTGAGCGATTGCGTTTGGCGTATGGGCCTATTGCGTTTGgcgttatttttttttttatttttttaaaattccTGTTTAAATTTTCCCTCTCAtacatattattttcattctaaacagaaaaaaaaaaaagaaaaaaagaaacaagaaaaacacaAACCACGTGCTTCATTCCCAACGGCTATAAatagaaattatatatttgtatctATACCTATTTATAGGTTGCCGCTAATACAATTAATTACTACTACTATTTCCAATGCCACTACTATAACTATTAattcatattcaaaaaaaagaaagaaagaaataaattgtttgtttgtttgtttgtttttttgtttttttgttttttttttgcaagAAGTAAATCGCCATTTGATCTAAAATTAAGGGAACTGGAGATACAAGGTTGAGTATTCTAACAAGAGGTACGAAATGACAGAAAGTGTTTAGAGTTTAACCCTTTTACTAGAATGACAAACAGCGAATTAGCATTATCGGGAACTCGGCAaactattaatttatactAATGAATAAGGCCATTGATTTTTGTTCTtagtttgtttgttttttttttgatacaAAAAATCAGCTTGTAAAAGCAAGATTATCAAGACTTGTCTAGTAGTAATTAGATAGCTCGTCTCATTCGTTTGTCCTATGAACTTCCTCCACGAAATAACCCTATAGTCCTTTAACCCACCCACATCACATGATCTCGGTTTTAATACCGAAATTCTCCGACAAATCTCCGGAAAAGGCCCGTATTTTCCCGGTTTACCCAATAGGTTTTCGTAGTTTCGTGATTCCGATGAGTAATCCTTTCCTTCCTACTACAAAAATTTcaactttttcaatatttaatggTCACaaaactttaattaaattaaaaaattaaaaataaattagaaactaaaaattaaaaataaaaaataaaaatcttaGCTTGCTATTCATCCCCTAGCTAAACACCTCCATCCATCCCTTCCTTTCCTCCTTCCCCTCACCTCGTCATGTTTCTATCAGAGCAAACAAATTGGATAGTCCAGAAATTCGGTGGTACCAGTGTAGGAAAATTTCCTGATAAAATTGtagatgatattattaaaaattattcacaATCTCAAGGTAAAAACGTCTCTGTCGTTTGTTCTGCTAGATCAACCTACACAAAGGCAGAAGGTACAACTTCtagattattaaaatgTTGTGAACTGGCGTCTCAAGAAAATGATTACAATTCCATTGTAGAAATTATTAGACAAGATCATGTAGCAAATGctgaaaatttcattataaatCCAGTCTTACAAACTCAATTGGTCACTGAcacaaataaagaattagataTGGTCgtcaaatatttagatgCTTCCAAGATCTTGGGAGAAGTTTCAATTAGAACAATGGATCTTGTCATGTCAGTtggtgaaaaattaagCTGTCTATTCATGGCCGCCTTATGTAATGATAGAGGTGTTAAGGCAAAATATGTAGATTTATCTCATATTATCCCATCAGATTATACAATTCAAGCTGAAAATGTTCTAGATAATacattttattcatttttagtCACGGCtttaaaagatgaattaaaacCATTTGTAGAatctaaagaaaaaatcgTTCCAATCTTTACTGGGTTTTTCGGTTTAATTCCAATGGGTCTTTTAAACGGTGTAGGTCGTGGGTATACAGATTTATGTGCAGCTTTAATTGCTGTAGCATTAAATGCTGATGAATTACAAGTATGGAAAGAAGTCGATGGGATCTTTACTGCGGATCCAAGAAAAGTGAAAACCGCTAGGTTATTAGATTCTGTTACTCCAGAAGAAGCTGCAGAATTGACTTATTACGGTTCAGAAGTCATTCATCCTTTCACCATGGAACAAGTCATTAGAGCCAAGATCccaattagaattaaaaacGTTCAAAATCCAACAGGTAATGGTACTATGATTTATCCAGATAATATAGCAAGAAAGGGTGAAAATACTCCTCCACATCCTCCTGAAGTTTTCACTCCTTCATTCTATGAAAGGAAAAGAAGAGGTGCTACTGCTATCACTACAAAACATGATATTGTagttattaatattcattccaataaaaaaactttaTCTCACGGGTTTTTGGCCCAAATCTTTACCATATTagataaattcaaattagtCGTTGATTTAATCTCTACAAGTGAAGTTCATGTTTCAATGGCTTTACCTATCCCAgataatgattcaaataaatcattaaaattggCTGTAACagatttgaaaagattAGGTCAGGTTGATATCATTAGAGATATGGCCATTGTATCCTTAGTTGGTAAACAAATGAAACAATTCATTGGTATTGCTGGGACCATGTTTACCACATTGGCggaacaaaatattaatattgaaatgaTTTCTCAAGGTGCCAAcgaaattaatatttcttgtGTTATTGCTGAAAGTGATTCTTTAAAGGCATTGCAATCAATCCATTTGAATCTATTAGATCCtttaagaaaagaaaaatctttttcaGTAGCAGTTGATGAAAGGTTAgaacaattgaaaagaatGGAACTGTAATACCtgtatacatatatatatgtagaGTCTAGTGGGAGTACgtttatattatcatttgcatttgcacTAGTATTCGAATATTCAAAGTGCTCAACTTCATTGAAGATCTAATGACCCTTTCTCATCTTCATAtttatgatttattttgacatttattattttctattattttccttttcctTTGGTCgtttaatattgattttcatatatatcatcgtaacaaattttataaaataaatatttttttttttttgttatattatttattatttttttcatcttttaaacgaatatttaaaactgtttattttattaattaccattcacaaatatatatttagcGACATATATAAACTTGCATATTcttatatacatatttgaaacttaaaaacaaaaactgGATCTTGTCCCTTGGACACACCCTTTGGGCGTTCGTAACCCAAAGTTGTGACATATCTTTTGATCGAAGAAACCATTCTTGGAGGACCACagattaatatttgattcttATTGGATTTTTCATTCACTGGTAAATGATCCTTCATAATCTCAGGTGAGATATAGCCAATGCTACCTTCCCAATTCTTGGCAATTTCAGGTTCTTCAATCCTATCGACCAAATAATGAACTTTGAATTGGTTTGGTCTTTGCTCAACTAATTCATCAAGttctttctttaataaaatattgtcAATCGATAATGATCCATAAACTAAATTCACCTTTGTGTTATCATTAGGATCCATAGCAATAGCTTTCATGATTTGATACATTGGAGCAATCCCAGTACCACCTGCAATCATCCCAATTCTAGATTTCATGTTTCTTTGATAACTGTAATTCCCACGTGGTCCAACAACTTGAATATAATCACCAATCTTCAAATCATTCAAGTATGTAGATACAACCCCGTTAGTATATGTTTTTAccaataattcaaaataaccACTTGCCATAGAATCTAATGTGATTGGTGTATAAGAACGTAAGATGAACTTCCCCTCACTAATTGGTGCTTTAATGGAAATATGTTGACCAATTGGCAAACCTAAAACGTCAGTCTCATTAGGTAACCCAAATCTATAAATTGATGTAGATTTAGACATTACAATCTTCGAGATTAATGGGAATGAATGAACTTCATCAGATCCATCTAATACttcattgttatttttagtCTTATTGTTGCCATTTGCTTGAGAATTCTTGATAAAATTCTTATAGattaaaaatgttaatGGAATTAGAATAAGAGTGAATAATACCGGAGAAATTGACATTATCGAGCTATGTATtaacaattattatttattatttattagctattattattactacttGGTATAAGGAAGATAGCAAAAATTCgacaaataaaaatcctTAGACTTTATCAATGTATTCTTAATTGTTACCTTTATTTTTGTCGATCTTTTATTCTCATCTTGAAATTTtacctttttttcttattttttcttagtAAATAACTGACTATTCgagtgaaaaattaatttcaaaattgtcAGCTCATCTCATAAAAAATCTGGACATTCCAACTTTATAACCCTGAATATAAACCCTAATAATAGAGAATTTCTAACCCTGAAAATCTGGAAGACCTAGGGGTTTTACGACACAAAAATTTGTAACCAAAAGAAGAAGCACGCGCTGCCCAAATTTTCTGGCATCGGAAAAGTTTACAGGTCCTTGTTGAAATGGCTTAGAAGATGAAATCCTTTATTGAATGGAAACAATAATTGTCATAgtggaaaaaatattttgccAATTGGGAATGGATACAATTCCAATAGAGATTTGGTGTCAATTAGTCGCTGTTACTATATAAACATTATGATTGAAAAGTCTAGATCGCCATTGTTTCGTCTACTGGTAACTTAATTACTTACTACGTATTTTGTCTGCTTTCTAATTCgtatattatttcaattaaaagaaattggcaataatattattgaattcaaccattttattttatttagtagaataataaaaaaagcataaaaaatataaaaatattgctTTCAGCACAAATATGTCCTTCAATAATCTAAAATCCTCTATTGGCCAAGCCTTGCAAGGCTTGTCTGAAAGTGTGTCTCAGAAGACTCAAGAAATGGCTTCCACATGGCCAGCTTATGCTCAAGTTCAACAACGTTTAGCCCAAGAAAAATTGGGTCAAATCACTGATATCTCTCAAATGCCACGTGAATATATTGACTTAGAAGATAGAATTGATAATTTGCAAAATTCTATTCAAGTATTATTACATGTCACAAGAGTTTATGAAGAACCAGCTTATGATTGGCCATACTCTACCCAAGAATCTGTTCAAGATTGGTCTCGTGCCATCGGTTCAAGAGTTCAAGAATTATCTCGTGCTTCTTCTGCTTCAGAAGCTGgtaatcttttaaaatctcCAGTTGGTCCAGAAAATGGTCCACGTACTTTAAATTATGCTTTATCCCAAGCTTCTTTAGCTGTCTCAACTTTAACTTCAAGTAACATGCCTGGTCCAAATGGAGAAGGTTTATCATCGGGCTTAATTGCTTATAGTGATACACAAGCTAAATTGGCTCAAATAAGAATTGCTCAAGATACTCAAGTTCAAACTAAATTTAACAAACAATTAAGAGAAATTCTAAATAATCCAATTGCTAAGGCCAATAAATATCGGAAAGATGTTCAATATAAGAGAGTGTTATATGATATTGCAAGAactaatttacaaaatgcAAGACCAGAAAAGGAAGCCTCTTTAAGAGTTGAAATGGAAACTTTAGAAGATCAATTTGCTCAAATCACTGAAGAAGCCACCATTGTCATGCAAGAAACTTTATCAAACACCCATCTATTAAAGAATGTTGCTGAATTAGcagaaattcaaaagaattACTACAAACAATCCTTGGAATTGATGAACGATTTAATGCCAGTCTTCAATACTGCTAAaggtgatgatgaagattttgaaatagaTGCTAAAAAAGATCCATTGGCTGCCAAAAAAGTTGTTGATGACGATGAATAAACTAcgtaatattaatttccaaaattattttatctaTCCAAAtaactattattaaattttatggCGTATTCATGaggttgttttttttttgcctCTTCTCATTTATACGATAATTATTtcctcttttttttttatctgaTTCTTCTCATAAGTAGCCTGCCCttatatgtatatgtaaACTCTTTGTTCTATCTATATACCTAactaattaaattttttttccttagTTTGTAATGCAAAATCTTCTGatagaaattaaaagaacaaaaaaatatgaaaatctatgctcaaataatatatagtaTGAAGCCTaccataaatatatatatatatattgtaaAATAATGTAACAAAAACTTTTAGTTCAGTTATTCCTTAACATCCCATTTCATCTTGATATCCCATCTACTACCCTTGGCATTGAAACTAACATATTTGACAAATTCTAGCAAGCTATCATCAATTAATGCTAAACTAAAAGTGTTCCAGCttgcattattattgattaaTACACTATCATGTTTATTATCATAAACAGTAGTGtctttaatatcaatattcaCAGCATTATCATCTACTTCGGCCATGAAAACTTCGTAACCACCATTAGTCCCATCTTCCCAATTAGTACTTGGTGTTAAGCATAATGTAGCTTCTAAGATACTTGCAATGTAACcttcaatattttccaaatatttgtttaattcAATACGGTTAGCCATTGTGAAATCGTTACCAGAtctaaatcttctaattaaaatttgttcAGTAATTGGGATCATTTTGGttaataacaaaataaatttcttaaacgttttacttttcaaaaattcaactactttaattaattcgTTTTCCAATTTCAATCTTTCCTGATCAATTGTTTCTCTcaataatttaaagttAGAGCCTTCATTGTCTTCTTGATTATCGTCTTTTAATTCTGGTTTACCATCAATGTACATAAACTTCCATTTATGAATTGGAGAAGCTACTTTCCATGGGTTCTTAACAtcttttgttaaatttGGGCATTCATTTTGCAATTCTTCATGtttaatcaaattttttaatagttCTGATTTTTCATCGTTTAAGAATGATGAAAGGTTGATAGTACTATTTGCAATAAACTCCTCTTGTATTTCtgcaattttttcatttgtcAAGTATTCTTCTGAAAtgaaatcttttaaaagttttataTCGTTATCTGtcaattttgtaaattcaaaatctttaaaacttttttcgaattcttttattaaagatgatgaGATCAATGATCTATCATCCTTTGGGAACTcatattgttttaattcatcactagcatcttcttctgttaattttgttatataattttgaatccattctttttcttcattttcaatgtATCCATCTTCACCTTCTTGTGGAATATGAAACCAGCCCTGTAGAGATaatctatttttatcaacAACAACTTCTTCAACATCATGGAAAGAAAGGCCTGGttgaattttaaagaaagcAATTTGATTGAATTGTGGGACTAACTTTGCAAAGGGATCATTGTATGGAACATTCTCTTTCTTAGAATCATACAATCTTAAACCACCCCCATAATGGTCCTTCCATTTTCTATCAGGTTCAggtaaatataaaatataactgATTCTTCGGGAACCAACAACATCATCATGAGGTAAAAGGTGGCAATTCTTATTATAAATTGCAATATTCAAGTCTCTTTTAGATTCAGATAACTTACCCGATTGAGT from Henningerozyma blattae CBS 6284 chromosome 4, complete genome encodes the following:
- the CBR1 gene encoding cytochrome-b5 reductase (similar to Saccharomyces cerevisiae CBR1 (YIL043C); ancestral locus Anc_7.225); translation: MSISPVLFTLILIPLTFLIYKNFIKNSQANGNNKTKNNNEVLDGSDEVHSFPLISKIVMSKSTSIYRFGLPNETDVLGLPIGQHISIKAPISEGKFILRSYTPITLDSMASGYFELLVKTYTNGVVSTYLNDLKIGDYIQVVGPRGNYSYQRNMKSRIGMIAGGTGIAPMYQIMKAIAMDPNDNTKVNLVYGSLSIDNILLKKELDELVEQRPNQFKVHYLVDRIEEPEIAKNWEGSIGYISPEIMKDHLPVNEKSNKNQILICGPPRMVSSIKRYVTTLGYERPKGVSKGQDPVFVFKFQICI
- the HOM3 gene encoding aspartate kinase (similar to Saccharomyces cerevisiae HOM3 (YER052C); ancestral locus Anc_7.226); amino-acid sequence: MFLSEQTNWIVQKFGGTSVGKFPDKIVDDIIKNYSQSQGKNVSVVCSARSTYTKAEGTTSRLLKCCELASQENDYNSIVEIIRQDHVANAENFIINPVLQTQLVTDTNKELDMVVKYLDASKILGEVSIRTMDLVMSVGEKLSCLFMAALCNDRGVKAKYVDLSHIIPSDYTIQAENVLDNTFYSFLVTALKDELKPFVESKEKIVPIFTGFFGLIPMGLLNGVGRGYTDLCAALIAVALNADELQVWKEVDGIFTADPRKVKTARLLDSVTPEEAAELTYYGSEVIHPFTMEQVIRAKIPIRIKNVQNPTGNGTMIYPDNIARKGENTPPHPPEVFTPSFYERKRRGATAITTKHDIVVINIHSNKKTLSHGFLAQIFTILDKFKLVVDLISTSEVHVSMALPIPDNDSNKSLKLAVTDLKRLGQVDIIRDMAIVSLVGKQMKQFIGIAGTMFTTLAEQNINIEMISQGANEINISCVIAESDSLKALQSIHLNLLDPLRKEKSFSVAVDERLEQLKRMEL
- the TPA1 gene encoding oxidative DNA demethylase (similar to Saccharomyces cerevisiae TPA1 (YER049W); ancestral locus Anc_7.220), which produces MKRSSENSNDSSKIQVTEDGKAKSLFNSKLWDPEFRDQMKDTITNNKPYEWGTITDLVDDELLRAVRKEIETEISFSTKETDIYRLNQSGDLANLSNLDDENLKRLPNLYKLRSILYSNEFRKFMAYITQSGKLSESKRDLNIAIYNKNCHLLPHDDVVGSRRISYILYLPEPDRKWKDHYGGGLRLYDSKKENVPYNDPFAKLVPQFNQIAFFKIQPGLSFHDVEEVVVDKNRLSLQGWFHIPQEGEDGYIENEEKEWIQNYITKLTEEDASDELKQYEFPKDDRSLISSSLIKEFEKSFKDFEFTKLTDNDIKLLKDFISEEYLTNEKIAEIQEEFIANSTINLSSFLNDEKSELLKNLIKHEELQNECPNLTKDVKNPWKVASPIHKWKFMYIDGKPELKDDNQEDNEGSNFKLLRETIDQERLKLENELIKVVEFLKSKTFKKFILLLTKMIPITEQILIRRFRSGNDFTMANRIELNKYLENIEGYIASILEATLCLTPSTNWEDGTNGGYEVFMAEVDDNAVNIDIKDTTVYDNKHDSVLINNNASWNTFSLALIDDSLLEFVKYVSFNAKGSRWDIKMKWDVKE
- the GVP36 gene encoding Gvp36p (similar to Saccharomyces cerevisiae GVP36 (YIL041W); ancestral locus Anc_7.221) — translated: MSFNNLKSSIGQALQGLSESVSQKTQEMASTWPAYAQVQQRLAQEKLGQITDISQMPREYIDLEDRIDNLQNSIQVLLHVTRVYEEPAYDWPYSTQESVQDWSRAIGSRVQELSRASSASEAGNLLKSPVGPENGPRTLNYALSQASLAVSTLTSSNMPGPNGEGLSSGLIAYSDTQAKLAQIRIAQDTQVQTKFNKQLREILNNPIAKANKYRKDVQYKRVLYDIARTNLQNARPEKEASLRVEMETLEDQFAQITEEATIVMQETLSNTHLLKNVAELAEIQKNYYKQSLELMNDLMPVFNTAKGDDEDFEIDAKKDPLAAKKVVDDDE